GCCAAAAGCCCCTAAAATATAGTTAAGATTTTAAATAGGTCCCTATACTTCATAATTTTTTAATCAATCTCTCGAATTTTCGAAATAATATTTCCATCACTCCATTAGTTATTTGGACATTAAATGTCGGTTTGGATTTAATATGAAAAACATATGGATTAAATTATAAGAATGTGTATATACTGCATGAATAATTTGGATCTAacatgataaaaaaaataaactatatcaataaaattcaagTGAGTTATTTCTTTTTATCCTTTTTAACACGATTGATCCAAACCATCCATGCAATACATTTTGATCGTGTAATCTAAATATGCTTCATATTAGATTTACTCTGGCATTTAATTAACTTGAGATTAATAGAAAGACGTGACTGATAAAACGTTGATACTTTGAAAAcccaaatatattattttaacacGACCAATCCAAGCTATTCATGTAATAGGATGTGTTTACAATTTGATCCATTAAATTTAAATATGCTCTATATTAGATTAACGGAAAGACTGAATTGACACAATATTGATTTTAaacattataaattaaatttaaaatcaaattaaaatgtaTGCTTTAATTTGAAAACTAACCCTTTTCTTTAATTTGCCCTATAGATATTCATAGGTTGAGTTGGGTTAGATATTAATTTACTTTATATTTGTTTACATCCGCTCATATTTATAAATGACTAACCTTTGCTTATTTTAGGCTATCTAAATTCTTTAAAAaatcatatattatttttaatttaatattttatatttagatggtttttcttttatttaacttttaaatttagatacataaaattatacaatatataaaaataaaataaaaatatattacaaaAGTATAAAATGAGTCTAGCTGGGTCAAGCCTTAAATGTTAAAACCCTAGTCTATTTATTTTTTTTGCCCAAGATTTTTAAAACCGATCAGACCTATCGATTACCGGTCCAACCAATTTATcatgtttaattaaataaagcattaaaagttcataaaaatatttaaaaaaataaagaaaaataattcaatggaaattttaatttaatttaatcgaTTTCGAGCAATTTATGAATCAACAGCTCTAACCTCTCTCTTTAGACCAATACATTAATTGGTTCTCCTTGTTTAACCTATTAATCTGATTCAATTTAAAcatcataaaaaaaattcatatttcgaGCAGAAGTTCAAGCTTGAAAAAGTCTAAATTGCCCTAAGAAAAGGCCAAATAAAGGAACTTTCCACTAGTTTCTCATTTGAGTCCACTATTTTTTCAATCATAATCCACCCTTAACGTAAGGAACCCAAGTCCCATGTTTTTCCACTAACACACAAAATCACACACTACATACAAAAAAACAAAATCAGACTATATATAGCAATCCCTCCACGATCTAACATCATAGCTCCCCCCACCATTCTCATAGTCTcttttcacctttttttttttttggctcaaAAATGGAGTATCCATCTTCAGCTTCAAATCCTTCACTACAATTGAATTTAGAAACCCTCAAAGCCATTAAAATCCTCGGTAAAGGAGCAACGGGCACTGTTTTTCTCGTCCACGACACCTCCATTGATCCCACTGCTCGTTCCCCTTTTGCTCTTAAAGTCGTTCGAAGGTTCAACAATGGCGGAGACCGTCGAACTCGCTGGGAAATTGGGGTTTTGAAGATGGTTTCGGATCCTGACCCGACGCGAAACCACCCGTTTCTGCCACGTCTTTTGGGTTTTTTCGAAACCGATGAGTTTATCGGTTGGGCTGTACCTTATTGCCCCGGTGCTGATCTTAATGTACTTCGTCACCATCAAAACGATGGCGTTTTTGCTATTTCTGTTATAAGGTTTTACTTGGCGGAGATCCTTTGTGCTCTGGAGCACCTTCATTTCATGGGGGTTGTTTATAGAGACCTTAAGCCTGAAAACGTACTTGTTCAACGGTCTGGTCACGTGACATTGACGGATTTTGACCTTTCACGTGGTTTAAAGAAGAAGCAATTGTCGGAAATCTTGGATTACCGGAAAAATTCGCCGGAAATCAATGTCCGACGTAAATGTCGGGTGAATTTTACTCAATGGATCACGGGTGTAACTTATAACAAAGCTTTGAAGAAACCGAAATCAGCTCGAGTCAGCCCAGTGAGTCGTCGGAAACTGAGTTTCTCGAATGGGGAATGTTCAAACTCGTTCGTTGGGACAGAAGAATACGTTTCACCGGAAGTTGTGCGAGGAGACGGTCATGAATTCGCCGTCGATTGGTGGGCTTTGGGTATATTAAGCTACGAGATGATGTACGGTACGACGCCGTTTAAAGGGAATAACCGCAAAGACACGTTTAGGAATGTATTGGGTAAAGAGCCTGAGTTCATGGGTCAACGTAACGGTT
Above is a genomic segment from Gossypium arboreum isolate Shixiya-1 chromosome 8, ASM2569848v2, whole genome shotgun sequence containing:
- the LOC108469337 gene encoding serine/threonine-protein kinase UCNL, giving the protein MEYPSSASNPSLQLNLETLKAIKILGKGATGTVFLVHDTSIDPTARSPFALKVVRRFNNGGDRRTRWEIGVLKMVSDPDPTRNHPFLPRLLGFFETDEFIGWAVPYCPGADLNVLRHHQNDGVFAISVIRFYLAEILCALEHLHFMGVVYRDLKPENVLVQRSGHVTLTDFDLSRGLKKKQLSEILDYRKNSPEINVRRKCRVNFTQWITGVTYNKALKKPKSARVSPVSRRKLSFSNGECSNSFVGTEEYVSPEVVRGDGHEFAVDWWALGILSYEMMYGTTPFKGNNRKDTFRNVLGKEPEFMGQRNGLTDLIGRLLQKDPKMRLGYHGGACEIKEHPFFEGVKWDILTEVLRPPFIPSGDDAELMENVTARGIDIREYFWSLKASLSMPSSPLQSPLSEYRRSVSFTEF